The following are from one region of the Bacillus methanolicus MGA3 genome:
- a CDS encoding efflux RND transporter permease subunit: MTWFTKWSFNNKAAVTIMSILILCLGVISYFTLPMEFLPPADQPQVSIVVMGQGTDSNTMEKQVTSPIENAVIGVKGKSNIFSTTGDGYSKVDILFESKTDMKEAKQEVQEALSSLTLPQNVSKPMVVQLNTSMIPIAHVAVTFKEGVTPDNLEFAKKKIEPYFKDIKGVASVQMYGVVNSYVSVKLDNKLMAQKHVSLPNVMKVLQGQNTALAVGEKVIDGKSSNIKVVGNIDNLQKVKDLSVGPNVTLGDIAKITVAKPEDTMTRINGNDGLLFIVTKDSTSNAVSISKKVKKAADQINKKYENTEAKVIFTTAEMVETSVHSMIKEVLLGALFATIVIMLFLRNVRATFITIVSIPLSLAFTLFLLNRSGVTLNILTLGGVAVAVGRLVDDSIVVIENIFRKMQQEKFSVQMVIDATKEMGSAITSSTLTTVAVFLPIGLVGGGLQDFLLPFALTVTYSLLSSLVIALTVVPLMSAGLLKNTKLPEHKNPVRFKKLVIWSLNHKWVVLSLAFLLFAGSIAAYFIMPKGAVDNSNAEFIEATLSYPNDTPIEKVKEKSLKLEKYILAKDEIKYLFLHMGNSADAAKYGEIGSPTESSFMIVLKDKNDTDKVIKELKNIKNEFSDADFKVGAGSLMDNSKTTITVDVVGENLGDLEKTANKIKDSIKDINGVETVSTNQDEKKTVYSLNVNPARANTEQVAQQLGVMMNRTPLGTMELEKQNTNVFLEPVLDPKTPKDLKNVQIMTDSGIVPITQVATLKKEEKPTNIFHKDGDTYIRVSAAVDPAKLSEITKEMNLKIFGDKKKDGIDIPNGVDVYIGGASTQQADDFSDLFITMLVSVGIVFLIMVITFKTIRAPISILFSLPLAAIGAILGLLISRISVDVTALLGALMLIGIVVTNAIVLLDRVKQNEKTMIMRDAIVEASVVRMRPIMMTAVATICAMLPLLFKKAEAGSLVSQSLAIVVIGGLAVATLLTLIVIPVVYELLHFKKSKKQRQRIETPAENLSL; encoded by the coding sequence ATGACTTGGTTTACAAAATGGTCTTTTAACAACAAGGCTGCTGTCACTATTATGTCAATTCTTATTTTATGTTTGGGGGTTATCAGTTATTTTACTCTTCCTATGGAATTTCTCCCTCCTGCCGACCAGCCTCAAGTATCTATTGTAGTAATGGGTCAGGGTACCGACTCAAATACAATGGAAAAACAAGTAACTTCTCCGATCGAAAACGCTGTTATCGGAGTAAAGGGGAAAAGCAATATTTTTTCCACAACCGGAGATGGTTATTCGAAAGTCGATATTTTATTTGAATCAAAAACAGATATGAAAGAAGCAAAACAAGAAGTTCAAGAAGCTTTAAGCTCGTTAACCTTACCTCAAAATGTATCAAAACCAATGGTCGTTCAGTTAAACACATCAATGATTCCAATTGCGCACGTGGCTGTGACTTTTAAAGAGGGTGTAACTCCAGATAACTTGGAGTTTGCAAAGAAAAAGATCGAACCCTACTTTAAGGATATTAAGGGCGTTGCAAGCGTGCAAATGTACGGAGTTGTCAATTCATATGTATCCGTTAAGCTTGATAACAAATTAATGGCTCAAAAACATGTATCTCTCCCAAATGTTATGAAAGTTCTTCAGGGGCAAAACACGGCCTTAGCTGTTGGTGAAAAAGTCATTGACGGCAAATCGAGCAATATTAAAGTGGTAGGAAATATTGACAATCTTCAAAAAGTAAAAGATTTATCGGTAGGGCCGAACGTAACACTGGGTGATATTGCAAAAATTACAGTTGCTAAACCAGAAGATACCATGACACGAATTAACGGGAATGATGGCTTATTATTCATTGTAACAAAAGATAGCACCTCTAATGCAGTAAGCATCAGTAAAAAAGTAAAAAAAGCTGCTGATCAAATTAATAAAAAGTATGAGAATACGGAAGCAAAGGTTATATTTACTACAGCTGAAATGGTTGAAACGTCCGTGCATTCGATGATTAAAGAGGTCTTGCTAGGTGCACTGTTTGCAACGATCGTCATTATGCTTTTCTTGCGGAATGTCCGCGCCACTTTTATAACGATCGTATCGATTCCATTATCGTTAGCCTTTACTTTGTTCTTGCTTAACAGGTCGGGGGTAACACTAAATATTCTAACGCTTGGAGGTGTCGCTGTTGCCGTAGGGCGGCTTGTTGATGACAGTATTGTTGTCATAGAGAATATTTTCCGGAAAATGCAGCAAGAAAAATTTTCTGTACAAATGGTCATCGATGCTACAAAGGAAATGGGATCAGCAATAACTTCTTCAACTTTAACAACAGTTGCAGTATTTTTGCCAATCGGTTTGGTTGGTGGCGGCCTGCAAGATTTCTTGCTGCCATTTGCCTTAACGGTCACTTACTCCCTTCTTTCTTCATTAGTGATTGCCTTAACGGTCGTTCCACTAATGAGTGCCGGTTTATTAAAAAATACAAAGCTTCCGGAGCACAAAAATCCTGTTAGATTTAAAAAACTTGTTATTTGGTCCCTAAACCATAAGTGGGTTGTTTTATCTTTAGCATTCTTGCTATTCGCAGGTTCAATCGCTGCCTACTTTATTATGCCAAAAGGAGCAGTCGACAATTCGAATGCTGAATTTATTGAAGCAACCCTAAGTTATCCGAATGATACGCCAATAGAAAAAGTAAAAGAGAAAAGCCTCAAGCTTGAGAAATATATACTGGCAAAAGATGAAATTAAATATTTGTTTTTGCACATGGGTAACAGTGCTGATGCTGCAAAATATGGCGAAATTGGTTCTCCAACTGAATCAAGTTTTATGATTGTTTTAAAAGATAAAAATGATACCGACAAAGTCATAAAAGAACTTAAGAATATAAAAAATGAGTTTTCTGATGCTGATTTCAAAGTAGGCGCAGGCTCTTTAATGGACAATTCAAAAACAACAATTACAGTGGATGTAGTCGGAGAAAATCTTGGAGACCTTGAAAAAACTGCGAACAAAATAAAAGATTCTATAAAAGATATCAATGGAGTTGAAACGGTATCAACCAACCAGGACGAGAAAAAGACTGTCTACTCTCTAAATGTTAATCCTGCCAGGGCAAATACTGAACAAGTTGCCCAACAATTGGGAGTGATGATGAATCGCACCCCTCTTGGTACAATGGAATTAGAAAAACAGAATACAAACGTATTTCTTGAACCGGTTTTAGATCCAAAAACACCAAAGGATCTAAAAAATGTACAGATTATGACGGATTCTGGCATCGTTCCAATCACACAAGTTGCCACTCTGAAAAAAGAGGAAAAACCAACCAATATATTCCATAAAGATGGAGATACGTATATCCGTGTTTCCGCTGCTGTTGATCCAGCTAAGTTATCAGAGATCACAAAAGAAATGAACTTGAAAATTTTTGGCGACAAGAAAAAAGATGGAATAGATATTCCAAATGGAGTTGACGTGTATATAGGAGGAGCGAGTACTCAACAAGCAGACGACTTTTCAGATCTATTTATAACAATGCTCGTATCGGTCGGAATTGTCTTCTTAATCATGGTCATTACCTTTAAAACGATTCGTGCTCCGATTTCCATTTTATTCTCCTTGCCGCTTGCGGCAATCGGTGCCATTTTAGGTCTGCTCATCAGCCGAATTTCCGTCGATGTAACTGCATTACTTGGCGCCTTAATGCTAATTGGAATCGTCGTCACAAACGCAATTGTATTATTAGATAGAGTGAAACAAAATGAAAAAACAATGATCATGCGCGATGCCATTGTTGAAGCATCTGTAGTAAGAATGCGTCCAATCATGATGACTGCCGTAGCCACAATCTGTGCCATGCTTCCGCTTTTATTCAAAAAAGCAGAAGCAGGAAGCCTGGTTTCTCAAAGCCTTGCCATTGTAGTTATCGGCGGCTTAGCTGTTGCAACATTGTTAACACTCATTGTCATTCCTGTCGTTTATGAATTGCTTCACTTTAAGAAATCAAAAAAACAGCGGCAAAGAATAGAAACTCCCGCTGAAAACCTAAGTCTTTAA
- a CDS encoding RluA family pseudouridine synthase, producing the protein MLKTNRKGYWFEIIIPSEWAGISIDHLFRSKWKASKKQIHSLRMEKAVLLNRKQSDWSSPLRKGDLLQIKLFEPTEDYGYIPAYFDVQVLYEDEHLIIFNKPAGMDTHPNEAGQTNTLANAAAFYLQAKGEAVKIKHIHRLDRDTTGAVLFAKHSLAGSILDRMLEERLIKRTYLAITEGFFQKQSGIINLPIGRDRHHPTRRRVSATGQTAVTKYNVVHILKEDKLSIVKCQLDTGRTHQIRVHLSSIGHPLAGDVLYGGKPIFKRPALHAAKLEFTHPFTRENVVCHAPFIDEPPIFKDVDPFTI; encoded by the coding sequence ATGTTGAAAACAAACCGGAAAGGCTATTGGTTTGAAATCATTATCCCTTCAGAATGGGCCGGCATTTCCATCGACCATTTATTTCGCAGCAAATGGAAAGCTTCAAAAAAACAAATTCACTCATTGAGAATGGAAAAAGCTGTTTTGCTTAACAGAAAACAATCTGACTGGTCTTCACCTCTTCGTAAAGGAGACCTGCTTCAAATCAAACTTTTTGAACCAACTGAAGATTATGGATATATTCCTGCATACTTTGATGTTCAAGTTCTTTATGAAGATGAACATTTGATAATTTTTAACAAACCTGCAGGAATGGATACACATCCAAACGAAGCCGGACAGACAAATACACTTGCCAATGCAGCAGCGTTTTATTTGCAAGCTAAAGGGGAGGCTGTAAAAATAAAGCATATACATCGGCTTGACCGGGATACGACTGGTGCAGTACTATTTGCAAAACATTCTTTAGCCGGTTCGATTTTAGACCGCATGCTTGAAGAACGGTTAATAAAACGCACCTACTTGGCAATAACAGAAGGCTTTTTTCAAAAACAATCCGGTATCATTAATCTTCCTATCGGCAGGGACCGCCATCACCCGACAAGGCGAAGAGTCTCTGCCACAGGACAGACAGCGGTCACAAAGTATAACGTTGTACACATCTTAAAAGAAGATAAATTATCCATTGTCAAATGCCAACTTGATACCGGAAGAACCCATCAAATTCGCGTCCATTTAAGCTCCATTGGACATCCTCTTGCAGGTGATGTGTTATATGGCGGAAAACCGATTTTTAAACGGCCGGCATTGCATGCGGCAAAACTAGAATTTACACATCCGTTTACGAGAGAGAATGTTGTTTGTCATGCGCCATTCATCGATGAGCCGCCAATTTTCAAAGATGTAGATCCTTTTACGATCTAA
- a CDS encoding thioredoxin family protein, translating to MKKVIIFLAIIIVLFAGVAILNNIQQKEKISRNNPYGKDNLHPETVKQLDDPNYQNIILPEELKKKLKAKEDVTVYFFSPTCPHCQRTTPIVVPLSKKMGINLVLFNLLEFENGWDDFGITETPTIVQYKHGKEISRITGYNEKSVFEKWFNKYSK from the coding sequence ATGAAGAAAGTGATCATTTTTTTGGCCATTATTATTGTTCTTTTTGCCGGAGTCGCAATTTTAAATAATATTCAGCAAAAAGAAAAAATTTCTAGAAACAATCCTTACGGCAAAGACAATCTTCATCCTGAAACGGTTAAACAATTAGACGATCCGAATTATCAAAATATCATTCTTCCTGAAGAGCTTAAGAAAAAATTAAAAGCTAAAGAAGATGTAACAGTATATTTTTTCAGTCCAACCTGCCCACATTGCCAGAGAACAACACCTATTGTAGTACCGTTGTCTAAAAAAATGGGAATAAATCTTGTTCTGTTTAACCTGCTTGAATTTGAAAATGGCTGGGATGATTTCGGCATTACTGAAACTCCAACAATCGTACAATATAAGCACGGAAAAGAAATATCCAGGATTACTGGATATAATGAGAAATCCGTATTTGAGAAATGGTTTAATAAATATTCAAAATAA
- a CDS encoding YhcU family protein produces MKVVYASTPEQEQKIKELVDYFYSNVFPIYFSDEDIMEFNRLKVLHTSTRHFEYFGTLKEAYQVIASLQTLISILETSQSKEKYYSLFVKNASILEEFDIYFPFTFSQFSETRNLRGSLFNSYVKEANNFVH; encoded by the coding sequence GTGAAGGTTGTGTATGCGTCAACTCCTGAACAGGAACAAAAGATCAAGGAACTTGTGGATTATTTTTATTCCAATGTTTTTCCAATTTATTTTTCTGATGAAGATATAATGGAATTTAATCGGCTAAAAGTGTTACATACTTCGACTCGGCATTTTGAATATTTTGGTACATTAAAAGAAGCATATCAGGTGATTGCAAGCTTGCAAACATTAATTTCAATTTTGGAAACCTCTCAAAGTAAGGAAAAATATTACTCATTGTTTGTGAAAAATGCAAGCATTTTAGAAGAATTCGATATTTATTTTCCCTTTACATTTTCCCAATTTTCCGAAACAAGAAACTTGAGAGGCAGTTTATTTAATTCTTATGTAAAAGAAGCAAATAATTTTGTTCATTAA
- a CDS encoding disulfide oxidoreductase yields the protein MQPKKDIRETLLFVAWATSVIAMFGSLYFSEILQFEPCELCWYQRILMYPLVIILGIAVIKKDYRIAFYSMIMSGIGFFTSLYHYSLQKVPFMADHAISCGRVPCTSQYINWFGFITIPFLALTAFTIIFIISYFICKRNKEAE from the coding sequence ATGCAGCCAAAAAAAGATATCCGTGAAACGTTATTATTCGTCGCTTGGGCAACCTCAGTAATTGCCATGTTCGGCAGTTTGTATTTCTCTGAAATTCTCCAATTTGAACCTTGTGAATTATGCTGGTATCAGCGGATTTTAATGTATCCCCTTGTTATTATTTTAGGAATTGCCGTTATAAAAAAGGACTACCGTATTGCGTTCTACTCCATGATTATGTCAGGCATCGGCTTTTTTACTTCCCTTTACCATTACTCGCTCCAAAAGGTCCCTTTTATGGCTGATCACGCAATTTCATGCGGAAGAGTGCCCTGCACAAGTCAATACATAAATTGGTTCGGATTTATTACAATTCCTTTTTTAGCTCTTACAGCGTTCACGATTATTTTTATCATTAGCTATTTCATTTGCAAAAGAAATAAGGAGGCAGAGTAG
- a CDS encoding DUF3889 domain-containing protein, whose product MKKKMFLTCMSLTILFGAFLPYKAKAQQPDYEKYGRIAIAVIKEDFPGDEVKEYIYLGRKKISETDVVDSFEFQVTEKGKPATLVVNIFHNIKENKLLSLTVEKKPQAQDQGR is encoded by the coding sequence ATGAAAAAGAAAATGTTCCTAACCTGCATGTCACTAACCATTCTATTTGGCGCTTTTCTTCCATACAAAGCAAAAGCGCAGCAGCCTGATTATGAAAAATACGGAAGAATTGCAATTGCCGTTATAAAAGAAGATTTTCCTGGAGATGAGGTTAAAGAGTACATATATTTAGGAAGAAAGAAAATATCAGAAACCGATGTAGTGGATTCTTTTGAGTTTCAAGTAACAGAAAAAGGGAAGCCGGCTACACTTGTTGTGAATATTTTCCATAATATTAAAGAAAATAAGCTTTTGTCTCTGACAGTTGAAAAGAAACCACAAGCTCAAGACCAGGGGCGTTAA
- a CDS encoding phospho-sugar mutase, with protein MDWKIKAEKWLQFKKMEPELKEELHKLAGNEQALEEAFYKDLEFGTGGMRGEIGAGTNRMNIYTVRKASAGLAAYIESHGQEAKKRGVAIAFDSRHKSKEFAMEAAKTLATKGIQTYVFHELRPTPELSFAVRFLNAFAGIVITASHNPPEYNGYKVYGPDGGQLTPESADKVIAKVNEVKDELLIDVMDEQALIEKGLIKIIGEEVDQAYLKKLLTISENPGLAKESEIKIIFTPLHGTARHPVEKALKAFHFQNVQIVKEQELPDPNFSTVKSPNPEEHAAFELAIRDGKKANADILIATDPDADRLGIAVKNEHGEYVVLTGNQTGALLLDYILSQKKQKGTLPENGVVLKTIVTSELGRKIASSYGLKTIDVLTGFKFIAEKIKEFEQSGEHSFLFGYEESYGYLIGEFTRDKDAVQAALLAAEVCAFYKKKGMSLYEALLSVFGKYGYYLEGLRSLTLKGKDGAETIRKTLDYFRSNPLRSLGKLKVNVTEDYLHGIRTDAEGREERIDLPKSNVLKYHFHDGSWICLRPSGTEPKIKFYFGVHSESMSESKQKLAAIEKDFMNLVEQIMNENR; from the coding sequence ATGGATTGGAAAATAAAAGCTGAAAAATGGCTTCAGTTTAAAAAAATGGAACCTGAATTAAAGGAAGAATTACATAAGCTTGCCGGTAATGAACAAGCACTCGAAGAAGCTTTTTATAAAGATTTAGAATTCGGTACCGGCGGAATGCGTGGAGAAATTGGTGCAGGCACCAACAGAATGAATATTTATACTGTAAGAAAAGCTTCTGCCGGTCTCGCGGCTTACATAGAATCACATGGACAAGAAGCAAAGAAACGAGGAGTAGCAATTGCTTTTGATTCGCGACATAAATCAAAAGAATTTGCCATGGAAGCTGCCAAAACATTAGCAACAAAAGGCATTCAAACATATGTTTTTCATGAATTAAGGCCAACACCTGAGCTTTCTTTCGCCGTAAGGTTCTTGAATGCATTCGCTGGTATTGTTATTACTGCTAGCCATAATCCGCCCGAATATAATGGGTATAAAGTATATGGTCCAGATGGCGGCCAGCTTACGCCGGAAAGTGCTGATAAAGTCATTGCCAAGGTTAATGAGGTTAAAGATGAGCTCTTAATTGATGTGATGGATGAACAAGCATTAATTGAAAAAGGTTTGATTAAAATAATTGGTGAAGAAGTTGATCAAGCATACTTGAAAAAACTGTTAACGATTTCAGAAAACCCGGGACTTGCTAAAGAATCCGAAATTAAAATTATTTTTACTCCTCTTCATGGAACAGCAAGGCATCCTGTCGAAAAAGCTTTAAAAGCGTTTCACTTTCAAAACGTACAAATTGTGAAAGAGCAGGAACTTCCCGATCCAAACTTTTCAACAGTGAAAAGCCCGAATCCGGAAGAACATGCTGCATTTGAACTAGCTATTAGGGACGGAAAGAAAGCAAACGCAGATATTCTGATCGCGACCGATCCTGATGCCGATCGCTTAGGGATCGCCGTTAAAAATGAGCATGGAGAATATGTTGTGTTAACTGGAAATCAAACAGGAGCATTACTGCTTGATTATATATTGTCGCAAAAAAAACAAAAAGGCACGCTTCCTGAAAACGGGGTTGTTCTCAAAACAATTGTAACCTCGGAACTTGGCAGAAAAATTGCTTCCTCTTACGGGTTGAAAACGATTGATGTTTTGACAGGATTTAAATTTATTGCGGAAAAAATTAAAGAATTCGAGCAGTCAGGTGAACACTCATTTCTTTTTGGTTATGAAGAAAGCTATGGCTATTTGATTGGGGAATTCACTCGTGACAAAGATGCTGTGCAGGCAGCTCTTCTTGCTGCAGAAGTCTGCGCTTTTTATAAAAAGAAGGGAATGTCTCTTTACGAAGCATTGCTTTCAGTCTTTGGAAAATATGGTTATTATCTAGAAGGGCTTCGTTCTTTAACGTTGAAAGGAAAGGACGGAGCTGAAACTATCCGGAAAACGCTTGATTACTTCCGCTCAAATCCTTTAAGAAGTCTCGGGAAGTTAAAAGTTAATGTGACGGAAGATTATTTACATGGAATTCGGACAGATGCAGAGGGGCGTGAAGAGAGGATTGATCTTCCAAAATCGAATGTCCTTAAATATCATTTCCACGACGGGTCATGGATTTGTTTGCGTCCTTCCGGCACGGAGCCTAAAATTAAATTTTATTTTGGGGTACACAGCGAGTCAATGAGTGAAAGCAAGCAAAAGCTTGCAGCAATTGAAAAAGACTTCATGAATCTTGTGGAGCAGATCATGAACGAAAATAGATAA
- a CDS encoding DUF47 domain-containing protein, giving the protein MVFKKKDKFAVLLSNIANNLKDATNYFADYKLKNVSDLKIFSEKMKEYESKGDSFVHEVIKELNNTFITPIEREDILHLAMSMDDVLDGLEHCAALFEMYSITNADDYMVKFVDALRNCSIEIEQAVDLLSTKKLLKIRDHAIKIKDYESKCDNIQRQSIKYLFSIEKDPIRLIKYKEIYENLEDIADSCQGVANTLETIIMKNA; this is encoded by the coding sequence ATGGTTTTCAAAAAGAAGGACAAGTTTGCTGTTCTTTTGAGCAACATAGCAAATAACTTAAAGGATGCTACAAATTATTTTGCGGATTACAAGCTAAAAAATGTGAGCGATTTAAAGATTTTTTCAGAAAAAATGAAGGAGTATGAATCCAAAGGAGATTCGTTTGTACATGAAGTCATTAAAGAATTGAATAATACGTTCATCACCCCAATTGAACGTGAAGATATCCTTCATTTGGCAATGAGCATGGATGATGTATTAGACGGATTGGAACACTGCGCTGCTTTATTTGAAATGTATTCGATCACAAATGCAGATGATTACATGGTCAAATTCGTAGATGCGCTAAGAAACTGTTCTATTGAGATTGAACAAGCTGTTGATTTGCTATCGACTAAGAAATTGCTTAAGATTCGAGACCATGCGATAAAAATCAAGGATTATGAATCAAAATGCGATAACATTCAGCGCCAGTCTATTAAGTATTTGTTTTCAATCGAAAAAGATCCTATTCGGCTCATTAAATATAAGGAAATTTACGAAAACCTTGAAGATATTGCAGATAGCTGTCAAGGAGTAGCCAATACTCTTGAAACCATTATTATGAAAAACGCATAA
- a CDS encoding inorganic phosphate transporter: MDGIFILTILIVIGALAFDFINGFHDTANAIATSVSTKALKPRQAIFLASVMNFLGAMTFTGVAKTITKDIVDPFTLENGSVVILAALIAAIFWNLITWYYGIPSSSSHAIIGSVAGAAIAAAGFNSLNYAGFIKIIEALILSPILAFAVGFIVYSIFKIAFKNLNLTKTNRNFRIFQIFTASLQAYTHGTNDAQKAMGIITMALIANNYVSSAEIPLWVQFSCALAMGLGTSVGGWKIIKTVGGKIMKIRPVNGVAADLTGAMIIFGATYIHLPVSTTHVISSSILGVGAAHRLKGVKWDTAQRMLVTWIITLPISALLASITYFILNIFF; the protein is encoded by the coding sequence ATGGACGGAATATTCATTTTAACCATATTAATTGTCATTGGTGCCCTTGCGTTTGATTTTATTAACGGCTTTCATGATACAGCCAACGCAATCGCTACTTCGGTTTCTACAAAAGCTTTAAAGCCACGTCAGGCAATCTTTCTTGCCTCTGTCATGAACTTTTTGGGTGCCATGACTTTTACAGGTGTAGCAAAAACCATTACGAAAGATATAGTGGACCCTTTTACATTGGAAAACGGATCGGTCGTTATACTGGCCGCACTGATTGCAGCAATTTTCTGGAATTTAATTACTTGGTACTATGGAATTCCTAGCAGTTCCTCTCATGCCATAATCGGTTCAGTTGCAGGAGCCGCGATTGCTGCGGCTGGATTTAATTCATTAAATTACGCAGGGTTTATAAAGATTATCGAGGCATTAATACTTTCGCCGATTCTTGCCTTTGCTGTGGGATTTATTGTTTACAGTATTTTTAAAATTGCTTTTAAGAATCTTAATTTAACAAAGACAAATAGAAACTTTCGTATCTTTCAAATCTTTACTGCTTCATTGCAAGCCTATACCCACGGTACGAATGATGCCCAAAAAGCTATGGGAATTATCACAATGGCCCTTATTGCGAATAATTATGTATCATCTGCAGAAATACCATTATGGGTTCAATTTTCCTGTGCATTAGCAATGGGGCTTGGAACATCCGTTGGTGGTTGGAAAATCATTAAAACTGTCGGTGGTAAAATAATGAAGATCCGCCCTGTAAATGGGGTTGCTGCTGATTTAACAGGTGCCATGATTATTTTTGGAGCAACGTATATTCATTTGCCTGTCAGTACGACCCATGTGATTTCATCTTCCATTCTCGGCGTTGGTGCAGCCCACCGTTTGAAAGGCGTTAAGTGGGATACAGCGCAAAGAATGCTTGTTACGTGGATCATTACTTTGCCAATTTCAGCCCTTCTGGCCAGCATTACGTACTTTATATTGAATATCTTTTTTTAA
- a CDS encoding YhdB family protein, with translation MNKMDYDRALFYTHRSEWDNLLILMVRTKDHFLSKKIEYFLHAYHFEKDYSVVEKHLYSLLRYIDHANEAAENEYQEIPI, from the coding sequence TTGAATAAAATGGATTATGATCGGGCGCTGTTTTATACACACCGGTCCGAGTGGGACAATTTACTAATCCTGATGGTAAGGACAAAGGATCATTTTTTATCAAAAAAAATCGAATATTTTTTGCACGCCTACCACTTTGAAAAAGATTATTCGGTTGTAGAGAAACATTTGTATTCTTTGCTTCGCTACATCGACCATGCAAATGAAGCTGCAGAGAATGAATATCAAGAAATTCCAATATAA
- a CDS encoding flavodoxin family protein: MIVLNGSTRDNGNTEFLARLAVEGKEAKIVNLKDMQIFPISDKRHDPQGFQPLHDDYETLIKTVLEYDAILFATPIYWYGMSGIMKNFIDRWSQSLRDKELNFKEKMKNKKAYVVACGGDEAKIKGLPLILQFKHIFEFMNMDFCGYVIGNGNSPGEVKNDHAACNEARVLLEANPAQH; encoded by the coding sequence ATTATTGTGTTAAACGGAAGTACAAGAGATAACGGAAATACCGAATTCCTAGCGAGATTGGCGGTAGAGGGAAAAGAAGCAAAAATTGTTAATCTCAAAGATATGCAAATTTTTCCGATTTCTGACAAAAGGCATGATCCACAAGGATTCCAGCCTTTACATGATGATTATGAAACCCTTATTAAAACTGTATTAGAGTACGATGCCATTCTATTTGCCACACCCATTTACTGGTATGGCATGTCAGGTATCATGAAAAATTTCATTGACAGGTGGTCACAAAGCCTCCGCGACAAGGAACTTAACTTTAAAGAAAAAATGAAAAATAAAAAAGCGTATGTTGTAGCTTGCGGGGGCGACGAAGCAAAAATAAAAGGTCTTCCGCTCATTTTGCAATTTAAACATATATTTGAGTTCATGAATATGGATTTTTGCGGTTATGTCATCGGCAATGGTAATTCACCAGGAGAAGTTAAAAATGACCATGCTGCCTGCAACGAGGCCCGTGTGCTATTGGAGGCCAATCCCGCTCAGCATTAA
- a CDS encoding GlsB/YeaQ/YmgE family stress response membrane protein, which yields MFSFIWSLIIGGIIGWIAGMIVGKDIPGGVIGNIIAGFIGAWIGSAILGNWGPHVANFAIIPALIGAVVLVFIVSLVIKSMRKARD from the coding sequence ATGTTTAGCTTTATATGGTCGTTAATTATTGGAGGTATTATCGGATGGATTGCCGGTATGATTGTAGGTAAAGATATTCCAGGAGGCGTTATTGGCAATATTATTGCTGGTTTTATCGGTGCATGGATTGGATCTGCAATATTAGGTAACTGGGGCCCTCATGTGGCTAACTTTGCCATTATTCCTGCTTTAATAGGTGCAGTTGTCCTAGTCTTCATTGTAAGCTTGGTAATTAAAAGCATGAGAAAGGCCAGAGATTAA